One genomic segment of Candidatus Hydrogenedentota bacterium includes these proteins:
- a CDS encoding NAD(P)/FAD-dependent oxidoreductase, translating into ILQASNYWRPDTPVAIDLAPDVELAAALGSRARSRKMLVNYLSEILPHRFVENFAEGRLPNKPIDQLSKKDIDLVTGALHDWKVKFRETEGWNKAEVTLGGISTDELSSQTMEAKKVPGLYFIGEVVDVTGWLGGYNFQWAWSSGHAAGHAV; encoded by the coding sequence CAATTTTGCAGGCGTCGAATTATTGGCGGCCTGACACGCCGGTTGCGATCGATCTGGCGCCGGACGTCGAACTCGCTGCCGCACTCGGCTCGCGCGCCCGAAGCCGGAAGATGCTGGTGAATTACCTTTCTGAGATCTTGCCGCATCGGTTCGTCGAAAATTTTGCCGAAGGACGTCTGCCGAATAAGCCGATCGACCAGTTAAGCAAAAAGGACATCGATCTGGTCACGGGAGCGCTTCACGATTGGAAGGTCAAATTTCGCGAGACCGAGGGCTGGAATAAGGCCGAGGTTACGCTCGGCGGGATATCGACTGATGAACTTTCGTCGCAAACCATGGAAGCAAAAAAGGTTCCCGGCCTTTATTTTATCGGAGAGGTGGTTGATGTGACCGGCTGGCTCGGCGGATACAATTTTCAATGGGCCTGGTCGTCCGGTCACGCCGCAGGGCACGCGGTCTAG